In Ostrea edulis chromosome 6, xbOstEdul1.1, whole genome shotgun sequence, a single window of DNA contains:
- the LOC125683221 gene encoding uncharacterized protein LOC125683221 isoform X50, whose amino-acid sequence MQSDDGNEEDDYDNDEDEKIKSQRTPKASQNSMKDKNSKTSTKAGTKETTQKTNSKTNNNNKTNQKTADHSHGSKDPAPQKHSGTRGEFNNVSPLPNIGHTNNRSSTPVGRNGQNSPTQKELDLAATKIQANYRGHKTRQELTKEKEKTNKKDALSNSPPAKVDDKKVPNQQMKEDEAATKIQAGFRGHKTREELKKEKEKQQVKDAKKSSVNTGKTVSNGSQKTSKDQQMNEEDRAATKIQAGFRGHKTRKDLAQKKQGEEEELTHAATKIQANYRGHKTRKELKDNQAPKENQAPKETKTNQYTSEEEQAATKIQAGFRGHQTRKQLNQQVCYPGAPSAVVVKSVKTKSSNYLANRNDTEIEDEENELKLIERRREAVTDIQVCFKAFLKRNPRLSSVSSLSIGSGELSGLSLNGLDFDEDDIVDIAKFKAKKIIYGFVTIIQASAKAFIVRKAQKERENWMKETEKGILHERRQLAVTLLQNASKSVVTQKMKAQKDVIKEREILLKSVTEWNNAKVNALKTVQINCKEFVQNKRKQIRIKTLKNQTILQSNCRMLLTKLTVKNRLLRKAMLQVRSLAQEEVFNVLKCVEEKETAATKIQAGYRGMKVRKSLTKDTLHSGLKTSEIGSVNAVLLHSGSQRARSAKCRHIHDAKHFEAVTFLQVIMKTSLQRIRTLQTVHRVHIKNEEVTVSKEERRDDGDGRSVSIVFDEEDARKNISSKSVDMGPNTVFSTSEEVSVLSSPGKERYAGDGASILTVTMSPVQKDNDWDECMHLRDDGDGKSKAFHSSLKLGNESKKEIDHSEYLAIQENAAVTIQSGYRGYYTRKCISQSLNQNDDKKSNSQSVHLLDDGDGRSITMVHEEDKALVNNAATVVQSGFRGHWLRTRLGITKPKRLVLDGKHEKSKIMKETTDLFRMDDGDGRCESSAWRTDNTVESTRSEKVELNSMPFKSNETNLGEQDENIYQTQDNFEQEKDSEKDKAALIIQSSFRSFQTRKQFMKDVHKGKTDVTKCDEMNKAAVKIQASYRGYRIRKQSQEELNREVKSSENNERKDVVDGRYYHRTIGRVDIYNEGNSETRNLEKQWENVANVMEKDSIDDNLSTWEEKFQQNNENNSQEKENIQRKVDEVVQQRMQLEDDGDGRSIHSMRTMSRMSNNKHNQAERDQDNSILRDDGDGRGFSFLKHGHSAGSSNKSHGVVPLAMKQYEQDTAATKIQAHYRGYRVRKSGYVGRKVSSAGNSIPDVFHYVTYNDIGEIDTKNSAGTSLSAISDETEGEDINENDIMDIKQRAASRIQAHFKGYRCRKRIKSAKENENFRDKPSGLNITMKDSVTVLQAGFKGILKIKEDTFDDDPYFPPSSTPPLQEFQQPPARMLTSNLPNEVMKRQMTVPQIIQRDVNITLLQSAARGLAVRSKHPDTKTAKPEISHCVSYRNKETKKSNSEVTNSGTFILTDERKRDTKSMFVSNQLSTASENDTLANNSVDSGHYIVKVSDKDIESMTNREAERESDEKGHVKEENENQMSSASVESRMKSCENGMESDRNSELRSDDGDGRSSARKSARNEMKANVENKDSAISIAPNMDVNGKWVNVCDGHEQTKTTNDSTVEISCNEDDDITKGESFHPKVRGPVKVLHQRNIVITSRDDNPKSSLCLDYLDHQLFDITYRNRSRRPKSLELKRTLPVLPTPLVFRSKTEMILGKGIKKQVISQEMLTFSFPRRMRSSLSANNPDFKSFSNIQPSSQSLYFDNSDPFQKGVEFRGQKEIGMNSLTKLGSKQVSFDLSAERKKQSKSPDVMNVENGLLNTKKMIEDEEMYDLKGKQLNAESEIEKVSKCSTDEEGQMSSNQESLGREGEEIVENRSESKIEREIANDSETGGCGEIKSAQEITLDEQLKLSGRHSSAESVQSSGSGRAVFSDDGDGSRLRTSMTEGNNEENVYDKRIQISDLNKLKQSSVDSSESPGDPNLSDDGDGRQVNFSTAGSNIQTIYLTGEENTERQSTAVSVEGARANGEHITCEAGEVSNYKSRTAESKTPDVGGVEEENVSRQSSAVNISKASCSGDPVFSDDGNGNKVGDDTHSRKTEMCGGVREEQISSFNLDRPVKSESSVGSGNPLFSDDGDGNRDRVIVFESENKSQENESKNKSQSDSKSLEILGTKEDEKTSRQSSVVLSRAKNGTPMFSDDGDGVRVNTIENENKKETTDSRLSSVVNSGGSRIGSGNPVFSDDGDGRSLRVKSKTLKGIKEFIIPKPTPSQDIEIPDRKQSKSDLDVVDNRTEM is encoded by the exons ATGCAGTCTGATGATGGGAATGAAGAAGATGATTATGACAATGATGAG GATGAAAAGATCAAAAGCCAGAGAACACCAAAG GCTTCCCAGAATTCTATGAAagataaaaattcaaaaactaGTACAAAAGCAGGCACCAAG GAAACCACCCAAAAAACCAACAgcaaaaccaacaacaacaataaaacaaatcagaaaACAGCTGACCACTCTCATGGTTCAAAGGATCCTGCCCCTCAAAAACATTCAGGAACAAGGGGAGAGTTCAACAATGTATCTCCTCTCCCAAATATTGGGCACACAAATAACAGGTCCTCCACTCCAGTAGGAAGAAATGGTCAAAACTCTCCAACGCAGAAAGAATTGGATTTG GCTGCAACAAAAATACAAGCAAATTACAGAGGCCATAAAACAAGACAAGAACTTACTAAAGAGAAAGAGAAAACCAATAAAAAGGATGCTCTAAGCAATTCACCACCAGCCAAAGTGGATGATAAAAAGGTTCCCAATCAGCAAATGAAAGAGGATGAAGCAGCAACGAAAATTCAAGCTGGATTCCGTGGACACAAAACTCGCGAAGaacttaaaaaagaaaaagagaaacaACAGGTAAAAGATGCTAAAAAATCTTCCGTTAATACAGGTAAGACAGTTTCCAATGGAAGCCAGAAAACGAGTAAAGACCAGCAAATGAATGAAGAAGACAGGGCAGCAACTAAGATACAGGCTGGCTTCAGAGGACACAAAACTAGAAAGGATCTAGCACAGAAGAAGCAAGGAGAGGAAGAGGAGTTGACTCATGCTGCAACCAAAATCCAAGCCAACTACAGAGGACACAAAACTAGGAAAGAACTGAAAGATAATCAAGCACCAAAGGAGAATCAAGCACCAAAGGAGACCAAGACAAATCAATATACCAGTGAGGAAGAACAAGCGGCAACCAAAATTCAAGCTGGTTTTCGAGGTCATCAAACTAGAAAACAATTAAATCAACAGGTATGTTACCCCGGAGCACCCTCTGCTGTTGTTGTTAAGTCTGTTAAAACTAAATCATCAAACTATCTCGCAAATAGAAATGACACTGAAATAGAAGATGAagaaaatgaattgaaattaattgAAAGAAGGCGTGAAGCTGTTACTGATATTCAGGTATGTTTTAAAGCCTTTTTAAAGAGAAATCCCAGGTTGTCGTCAGTATCTAGCTTGTCCATAGGGTCAGGGGAGTTGTCTGGGTTATCTTTAAATGGTTTAGACTTTGATGAAGATGACATTGTAGATATAGCAAAATTCAAAGCAAAAAAGATAATCTATGGGTTTGTTACTATTATCCAAGCTTCTGCTAAGGCATTTATTGTGAGAAAGGCTCAGAAAGAAAGGGAAAATTGGATGAAAGAGACAGAGAAAGGAATACTGCATGAAAGAAGACAGCTAGCTGTTACTTTACTTCAGAATGCAAGCAAAAGTGTGGTTACACAAAAGATGAAAGCACAGAAGGATGTGATCAAAGAACGAGAGATACTTTTGAAAAGTGTGACAGAGTGGAATAATGCAAAAGTGAATGCTTTAAAAACAGTACAAATTAACTGCAAAGAGTTTGTACAGAACAAGAGAAAGCAGATAAGGATCAAAACATTGAAGAATCAAACGATTCTCCAATCAAATTGTAGGATGCTTCTTACAAAACTAACAGtgaaaaatcgtcttctcaggAAAGCAATGTTACAGGTAAGATCATTAGCACAGGAAGAAGTTTTCAATGTATTGAAGTGTGTGGAAGAGAAGGAAACTGCAGCAACTAAGATACAGGCAGGTTATAGGGGAATGAAAGTGCGAAAGAGCCTGACTAAAGACACTTTGCACTCTGGTCTCAAAACATCAGAAATTGGAAGTGTAAATGCAGTGTTACTACACTCGGGAAGCCAAAGAGCAAGATCAGCAAAGTGTCGTCACATTCATGatgcaaaacattttgaagcTGTAACTTTTCTACAAGTTATCATGAAAACCAGTTTACAAAGGATTAGAACTCTGCAGACTGTCCACAGAGTTCATATTAAAAATGAAGAAGTTACAGTCTCCAAAGAAGAAAGGAGGGATGATGGGGATGGGAGGAGTGTTTCTATTGTGTTTGATGAGGAAGATGCACGCAAAAATATCTCCTCAAAAAGTGTTGACATGGGGCCAAACACTGTTTTCTCTACATCTGAGGAGGTATCAGTTTTGAGTTCCCCAGGTAAGGAAAGGTATGCAGGGGATGGGGCCAGTATTCTAACTGTTACAATGTCACCAGTTCAAAAAGATAATGACTGGGATGAATGCATGCATCTTAGAGACGATGGTGATGGAAAGAGCAAAGCATTCCATTCTTCACTCAAACTCGGCAATGAAAGCAAGAAAGAAATTGATCATAGTGAATACCTTGCTATTCAGGAAAATGCTGCTGTAACAATACAGTCGGGGTATAGAGGTTATTACACCAGGAAATGCATCAGTCAAAGTTTGAATCAGAATGATGACAAGAAGTCCAATAGTCAGAGTGTTCATTTATTAGATGATGGAGATGGTCGAAGTATAACAATGGTTCATGAAGAAGATAAAGCTTTAGTAAACAATGCCGCTACTGTGGTACAATCAGGGTTCCGGGGACACTGGTTACGAACACGACTAGGAATTACCAAACCTAAGAGATTGGTACTGGATGGCAAGCATGAAAAATctaaaattatgaaagaaaCAACAGATTTATTTAGAATGGATGATGGTGATGGAAGATGTGAAAGCTCTGCTTGGAGAACAGATAATACAGTTGAATCAACTAGAAGTGAAAAAGTTGAGTTGAACAGTATGCCatttaaatcaaatgaaacaAATCTCGGTGAACAAGAcgaaaatatttatcaaacacAAGATAATTTTGAGCAAGAGAAGGATAGCGAAAAGGATAAGGCTGCATTAATTATTCAGTCTTCATTTAGATCTTTCCAAACTAGAAAACAATTTATGAAAGATGTACACAAAGGTAAGACAGATGTTACTAAGTGTGATGAAATGAATAAAGCAGCTGTGAAGATCCAAGCATCATACAGAGGATACAGAATTAGAAAACAATCTCAAGAAGAGTTGAACAGGGAGGTTAAATCCTCAGAAAATAACGAAAGGAAGGATGTTGTAGATGGAAGATATTATCATAGAACAATAGGTAGGGTAGATATATATAATGAGGGAAACTCAGAGACTAGGAATCTTGAAAAGCAGTGGGAAAATGTGGCAAATGTTATGGAAAAAGATTCTATAGATGATAATCTTTCCACATGGGAGGAAAAGTTTCagcaaaataatgaaaacaattcCCAAGAGAAAGAAAACATACAGAGAAAGGTAGATGAAGTTGTACAACAGAGAATGCAACTTGAAGATGATGGGGATGGGAGAAGTATTCACAGCATGAGGACAATGAGTAGAATGTCAAATAACAAGCACAACCAAGCAGAGAGAGATCAGGATAATTCTATACTCAGGGATGATGGAGATGGTAGGGGTTTCTCTTTCCTTAAGCATGGACATTCTGCAGGATCAAGCAACAAGAGTCATGGGGTTGTACCCTTAGCAATGAAACAGTATGAGCAAGACACAGCAGCAACCAAAATACAGGCACATTACAGGGGATACAGAGTTAGGAAAAGTGGTTATGTGGGCAGGAAAGTTAGTAGTGCTGGAAACTCTATCCCAGACGTATTTCATTATGTAACCTATAATGACATTGGGGAGATAGATACAAAGAATTCTGCAGGAACTTCTTTATCTGCAATTTCAGATGAGACTGAAGGAGAAGAcatcaatgaaaatgatatCATGGACATAAAGCAAAGAGCAGCTTCTAGAATCCAAGCACATTTTAAAGGATATAGATGTAGAAAGAGGATAAAGTCTGCtaaggaaaatgaaaattttagggaCAAACCAAGTGGTCTTAACATTACCATGAAAGATAGTGTTACTGTTTTACAAGCTGGCTTTAAGGGTATCCTGAAAATCAAAGAAGATACTTTTGATGATGATCCCTACTTTCCTCCATCATCCACACCTCCACTGCAGGAGTTTCAGCAGCCTCCTGCTAGGATGCTTACCAGCAACCTTCCAAATGAAGTGATGAAGAGACAGATGACTGTTCCTCAAATAATACAGAGGGATGTTAATATTACATTATTACAGTCTGCCGCAAGAGGTCTTGCAGTAAGGTCTAAACATCCAGACACAAAGACAGCAAAACCAGAAATTAGCCACTGTGTTTCATATAGGAATAAAGAGACAAAGAAAAGTAACAGTGAAGTCACCAATTCAggaacatttattttaactgaTGAGCGAAAACGGGATACCAAAAGTATGtttgtatcaaatcagttgtcAACAGCTTCAGAAAATGACACTTTAGCAAACAACAGTGTTGATAGTGGACATTACATAGTTAAGGTAAGTGATAAAGACATTGAAAGTATGACAAATAGAGAGGCAGAAAGAGAGAGTGATGAAAAAGGTCATGTTAAGGAGGAGAATGAGAATCAAATGAGTTCTGCAAGTGTTGAGAGTAGAATGAAAAGTTGTGAAAATGGAATGGAGAGTGATAGAAATTCAGAACTTAGATCTGATGATGGTGATGGTAGAAGCAGTGCAAGAAAAAGTGCCAGGAATGAAATGAAAGCGAATGTAGAAAACAAGGATTCAGCAATATCAATAGCTCCCAATATGGATGTTAATGGAAAATGGGTCAATGTTTGTGATGGGCATGAACAAACAAAGACAACAAATGATAGCACTGTTGAAATTTCTTGCAATGAAGATGATGACATAACTAAAGGTGAGTCATTTCATCCAAAGGTCAGAGGTCCAGTGAAGGTTCTACATCAAAGAAATATCGTCATTACATCTCGGGATGACAATCCCAAATCTTCTCTCTGTTTGGATTATTTGGATCATCAGTTGTTTGATATAACATACAGAAACAGATCAAGACGCCCCAAATCCTTGGAACTTAAAAGAACTTTACCTGTTCTTCCAACTCCTTTGGTATTTAGATCAAAAACAGAAATGATTCTTGGAAAGGGAATCAAAAAACAAGTTATTTCTCAAGAAAtgttaacattttcatttcCAAGGAGAATGAGAAGTAGTTTGAGTGCCAACAATccagattttaaaagtttttcaaatATACAGCCAAGTTCTCAATCTCTATATTTTGATAACTCTGATCCATTTCAAAAGGGTGTTGAATTCAGAGGGCAAAAGGAAATTGGAATGAATTCATTAACTAAACTTGGTAGTAAACAGGTCTCATTTGACTTGTCTGCAGAAAGAAAGAAGCAAAGTAAGTCTCCTGATGTAATGAATGTGGAAAACGGGTTATTAAACACAAAGAAAATGATTGAAGATGAGGAAATGTATGACTTGAAGGGAAAGCAGTTAAATGCAGAGAGTGAAATTGAGAAAGTGAGCAAGTGTAGTACAGATGAAGAAGGACAGATGAGTTCCAATCAAGAGAGTTTGGGAAGGGAAGGGGAAGAGATTGTAGAAAACAGAAGTGAAAGTAAGATCGAAAGAGAAATTGCAAATGATAGTGAAACTGGAGGGTGTGGTGAAATAAAATCTGCTCAAGAAATCACTTTGGATGAGCAGTTGAAGTTGAGTGGCAGGCATAGTAGTGCAGAGAGTGTTCAGAGCTCCGGTAGTGGGAGAGCTGTATTTAGTGATGACGGAGATGGAAGTAGATTGAGGACCAGTATGACTGAAGGAAACAATGAGGAAAATGTTTATGACAAAAGGATACAGATTTCAGACTTAAACAAATTGAAACAAAGTAGTGTGGACAGCTCTGAGAGTCCTGGTGATCCCAATTTAAGTGATGATGGGGATGGAAGACAAGTTAATTTCAGTACAGCTGGGAGTAATATACAAACCATATATTTAACAGGGGAGGAGAATACAGAAAGACAAAGTACCGCTGTGTCTGTAGAGGGTGCTAGAGCTAATGGTGAACACATTACATGTGAGGCTGGAGAAGTAAGTAATTACAAGAGTAGGACAGCTGAAAGTAAAACACCAGATGTGGGTGGTGTTGAAGAGGAGAACGTCTCCAGACAAAGTAGTGCTGTTAATATCTCCAAAGCAAGCTGCAGTGGTGATCCTGTGTTCAGTGATGATGGGAATGGAAATAAAGTCGGGGATGATACACATTCAAGAAAGACAGAAATGTGTGGGGGTGTAAGAGAAGAGCAAATATCAAGCTTCAATCTTGATAGACCTGTAAAATCAGAAAGTTCTGTTGGTAGTGGCAATCCTCTTTTCAGTGATGATGGAGATGGGAATAGAGACAGAGTGATTGtgtttgaaagtgaaaataaatctcAAGAGAATGAAAGTAAGAATAAGTCTCAAAGTGATAGCAAGTCTTTAGAAATCCTGGGTACTAAAGAAGATGAGAAAACTTCAAGACAAAGTAGTGTTGTCCTGTCTAGAGCTAAGAATGGTACTCCTATGTTCAGTGATGATGGGGATGGGGTCAGAGTCAACactattgaaaatgaaaataaaaaggaGACAACAGATTCTAGACTAAGTAGTGTTGTTAATTCAGGGGGTTCTAGAATAGGTAGTGGGAACCCTGTTTTTAGTGATGATGGAGATGGTCGATCATTGAGGGTTAAATCTAAAACTCTTAAAGGCATTAAAGAGTTTATCATTCCTAAACCCACTCCTTCTCAAGATATAGAAATACCAGACAGGAAACAAAGCAAATCTGACCTAGATGTTGTTGACAACCGGACTGAAATGTGA